The following are encoded together in the Daphnia magna isolate NIES linkage group LG8, ASM2063170v1.1, whole genome shotgun sequence genome:
- the LOC116933294 gene encoding LOW QUALITY PROTEIN: uncharacterized protein LOC116933294 (The sequence of the model RefSeq protein was modified relative to this genomic sequence to represent the inferred CDS: inserted 1 base in 1 codon) — translation MSILDSIALDKEFATFEDIEKTIKELETVLCYPLHFGDAKTIVAYNKSIKKPLDEKWRYKHVDVQCSHFGKHKSRSAGIRPNQSVYSVGCPFHFRVVFFPLLGKFKVSSCNLEHKNHAISKDHIELYRRKQKLKENPAAYQFATSALAVGGNATLTRKEMSQTWGHFLKRKDLQNMKQAMTGLSSEVWQSTTEILANLTSNTENIVNVTSDEKEEIKCIYVQLSEQRRFYQRYGEVLQLDGTHSVTNTPMPLYTLIVKDNYGVGQPVXFFFVREETGDTIAIGLKQFCENNDNSITQVFLTDKDCAEIAAIRCHFPNAKHLLCHFHALMAVDRRLNETDLSKGFKEEIYQVFHDTVYAQTNEAFIEGQEYLCALEDDSLGRYFDTFWFNTDWVTTWPIIHRRNLCTLGDNTTNRIERYHLTIKNVLNRKGRKFNTVLQTLLDIATSRLLDRDMKELENQIRFPTTSFSPLLDKLNMLRSLNNRLRANEPTDLLDGE, via the exons ATGTCTATTTTAGACAGTATTGCGTTAGACAAGGAATTTGCTACCTTTGAGGATATCGagaaaacaataaaggaattaGAAACAGTGCTTTGCTATCCTCTGCACTTTGGTGACGCAAAAACTATAGTTGCATACAACAAATCG ataaaaaaGCCATTGGATGAAAAGTGGCGGTACAAACATGTAGATGTACAATGCTCACATTTTGGCAAGCACAAGTCTAGATCAGCTGGAATTAGGCCGAATCAAAGCGTTTACTCAGTTGGGTGCCCTTTCCACTTCAGGGTAGTTTTCTTTCCCTTGCTTGGCAAGTTTAAGGTTTCTTCTTGTAATTTGGAGCATAAAAACCATGCTATTTCAAAGGATCATATCGAACTATACCGTAGAAAACA GAAGCTTAAAGAAAACCCTGCTGCGTATCAATTTGCCACTTCCGCTTTAGCTGTTGGAGGGAATGCAACGCTaactagaaaagaaatgagcCAAACCTGGGGCCATTTCTTGAAAAGGAAGGACCTTCAAAACATGAAACAGGCAATGACAG GATTGTCTTCGGAAGTGTGGCAATCTACTACGGAAATACTTGCTAACTTGACAAGCAATACAGAAAACATCGTGAACGTAACCTCTGacgaaaaagaggaaataaaaTGCATTTACGTCCAATTGTCGGAGCAAAGAAGATTTTATCAACGCTATGGCGAAGTGCTTCAACTCGATGGAACCCATAGCGTTACTAACACACCCATGCCGTTATACACATTAATTGTGAAGGACAATTACGGGGTCGGCCAACCGG GCTTTTTTTTCGTAAGGGAAGAAACCGGTGATACGATTGCCATCGGTCTTAAGCAGTTTTGCGAG AACAACGATAATTCCATCACACAGGTGTTTCTTACAGATAAGGACTGCGCTGAGATAGCTGCCATTAGATGTCATTTCCCTAACGCCAAACATCTTCTTTGCCACTTCCATGCTCTGATGGCAGTAGATCGCCGTCTCAATGAGACTGACCTTTCTAAAGGatttaaagaagaaatctACCAGGTTTTTCACGACACTGTATACGCCCAGACCAATGAGGCATTCATTGAAGGACAGGAATACCTTTGCGCACTAG AGGATGACAGTCTCGGCCGTTATTTTGACACCTTTTGGTTTAATACCGATTGGGTAACTACGTGGCCAATTATTCACCGCCGAAACCTTTGCACGTTAGGAGATAACACTACCAATAGAATAGAAAG GTATCATTTGACCATTAAAAACGTACTTAATCGAAAAGGACGGAAATTCAACACAGTCCTTCAAACGCTGTTGGACATAGCAACCTCGCGGCTACTCGATAGGGATATGAAGGAACttgaaaatcaaataagaTTCCCTACCACATCTTTTTCGCCATTGCTCGATAAACTTAACATGCTACGTTCTTTAAATAACAGGTTAAGAGCTAATGAGCCAACGGACCTGCTTGATGGTGAGTAA
- the LOC116922572 gene encoding uncharacterized protein LOC116922572: MPFTHSADSVGAIAIYAYEHRQAVDAIAIYLFEYRQSVGAIDPTVRCAVPKCSSMRGSLTASKTGVSFFSTPKDSLILSQWENNIGLMDSQHLTSKSKVCELHFAESDIIKGKTVKKDGRDSFILHKYWRLKASAVPVRLCGSSPTSDVDEHLSQQASEGTTSNSVIAVREPTCGFVQLGGTNIVNSTIKQNAGEK; encoded by the exons ATGCCATTTACGCATTCCGCCGACAGCGTCGGTGCAATTGCCATATACGCATACGAGCACCGACAGGCTGTCGATGCAATAGCCATTTACCTCTTCGAGTACCGACAGTCTGTCGGTGCAATAGACCCGACCGTGAGGTGTGCCGTGCCAAAATGTTCTTCTATGAGAGGAAGCTTAACTGCTTCAAAGACtggcgtttcttttttttcaacaccAAAAGATTCGTTGATTCTTAGTCAGTGGGAAAACAACATTGGGCTAATGGATAGTCAGCATCTTACTTCTAAATCCAAAGTGTGTGAACTTCATTTTGCAGAAAGTGATATTATTAAAGGAAAAACGGTTAAGAAAGATGGTCGAGATTCCTTTATCCTCCACAAATATTGGAGATTGAAAGCCAGTGCTGTACCTGTACGTCTATGTGGTAGTTCACCAACATCTGACGTTGATGAACACCTATCCCAACAAGCTTCAGAGG GAACGACCAGCAACAGTGTCATAGCTGTGAGAGAACCAACGTGTGGATTCGTACAATTGGGTGGAACTAACATCGTTAATTCTACCATTAAACAAAACGCTGGGGAAAAGTGA
- the LOC116922599 gene encoding uncharacterized protein LOC116922599 — NAVNYLYICANCPSKIKSSNQVKTISVSDKSRENLYSHLSSKHPGLLSSFKAACLRGESLPKKRKCDEVVDLDGIEKIPTKRQATIQKSLTLKLRKPSNPVLQEEFDNLVLNYVVDSVLPLRHVETDPLRELMRNVSPNHVVMCRKTLAKRLLAKYITAKEKIIEHLLKLNHVCTTSDLWTTHGESYNGITFHWLHPTTFERNSICLAIKRVVGRHTYNVIASSLGAINVEFGHVPASASINFWSI; from the exons AATGCTGTTAATTATCTGTACATATGTGCAAATTGCCCGAGTAAAATTAAGAGCAGTAATCAAGTTAAAACCATTTCTGTAAGTGACAAATCTCGAGAAAACTTGTACTCGCATTTGTCGTCCAAACATCCTGGATTACTGTCATCGTTTAAAGCTGCTTGCCTTCGTGGCGAATCGCtgccgaaaaaaagaaagtgtgACGAAGTTGTAGATTTGGATGGAATTGAAAAAATTCCTACTAAAAGGCAAGCTACAATCCAAAAATCACTTACATTAAAATTAAGGAAACCATCAAATCCTGTTCTTCAAGAAGAATTTGACAATTTAGTTCTAAATTACGTCGTGGACAGTGTTTTGCCTTTGAGACACGTAGAAACTGATCCACTTCGTGAACTCATGAGAAATGTTTCACCAA ATCACGTAGTAATGTGCAGGAAAACTTTGGCAAAGAGACTATTGGCTAAATATATCAcggcaaaagagaaaatcattGAACATTTATTGAAACTTAATCATGTTTGCACAACTTCAGACCTTTGGACTACTCATGGGGAGTCGTATAATGGGATTACTTTTCATTGGCTACACCCTACAACGTTCGAAAGGAATAGTATATGTCTTGCTATTAAAAGAGTTGTTGGGAGACACACGTACAATGTTATTGCATCTAGTCTAGGCGCAATCAATGTAGAATTTGGTCATGTTCCTGCTTCAGCATCAATAAATTTTTGGAGCATATGA